Proteins encoded by one window of Thermococcus sp. Bubb.Bath:
- a CDS encoding type II toxin-antitoxin system VapC family toxin, with translation MIVIDASALAKIILQEEGWEAVPLTSKTATLDYALVEALNAIWKAVVQGRLNEEDARERTEALKYLTGGLLFFEARNYFEHGLEIALKEKITVYDALYIAFAEELKAELYTSDVKQFEAAQKHVRTKLIP, from the coding sequence GTGATAGTAATTGACGCCTCAGCCCTCGCTAAGATAATCCTTCAAGAGGAGGGATGGGAGGCCGTCCCGCTAACGAGCAAAACAGCGACACTGGATTACGCTCTTGTTGAAGCCTTAAACGCTATTTGGAAAGCGGTTGTCCAGGGACGGCTGAACGAGGAAGATGCAAGGGAAAGAACTGAAGCTCTGAAATATCTCACCGGGGGTCTGTTGTTCTTCGAAGCCAGAAATTACTTTGAGCATGGTTTGGAGATAGCGCTTAAAGAAAAGATCACCGTTTACGATGCCCTGTACATAGCCTTCGCAGAAGAACTAAAAGCCGAGCTCTACACTTCCGACGTCAAGCAGTTTGAAGCAGCCCAAAAACACGTGAGGACAAAACTCATCCCGTAA